In Hydrogenovibrio thermophilus, the following are encoded in one genomic region:
- a CDS encoding sodium:solute symporter family transporter, with amino-acid sequence MILYTFLFFLSLFFFIGVASYFFSRKTTEDYLVAGKSVHPALVGLSAVATNNSGFMFIGMIGATYFMGLSSIWLMVGWIFGDWLVQRQAVKAIQTQAQNDEVHSFGGLILHWMKAPSAHRLRQLIGLLTILFLTIYAAAQLKAGTKATEALLDWPRETGILLAAVIIFVYSLVGGLRASILDRRGAIHCDAGRDADDGVFRRGVTGQFWRH; translated from the coding sequence ATGATTTTATATACCTTTCTGTTTTTTCTGTCCCTATTCTTTTTCATCGGTGTCGCCAGTTACTTCTTCTCGCGAAAAACCACCGAAGACTACCTTGTAGCCGGCAAGAGCGTCCACCCGGCTTTAGTGGGGCTGTCCGCGGTGGCCACCAATAACAGCGGTTTCATGTTCATCGGTATGATCGGCGCCACCTACTTTATGGGATTATCATCCATCTGGCTGATGGTCGGCTGGATTTTCGGTGACTGGCTGGTGCAGCGCCAAGCCGTCAAAGCCATTCAAACCCAGGCGCAAAACGATGAAGTCCATTCGTTCGGCGGGCTGATTCTGCATTGGATGAAAGCCCCCAGCGCACACCGGCTTCGTCAATTGATTGGCCTATTGACCATTCTGTTCCTCACCATCTACGCGGCAGCGCAATTAAAAGCCGGCACCAAAGCCACCGAAGCCTTATTGGACTGGCCAAGGGAAACCGGCATCTTGTTGGCGGCGGTCATTATCTTTGTCTACAGTCTGGTTGGCGGCTTGCGCGCCTCAATTTTGGACCGACGTGGCGCAATCCATTGTGATGCTGGGCGGGATGCTGATGATGGTGTATTTCGGCGTGGTGTCACTGGGCAGTTTTGGCGACATTAA
- a CDS encoding NUDIX domain-containing protein: protein MADDKRIELKQKQRGYDGFFKIDRLTFRHTLFRGGWTPWIDRELFGRGQAVVVLLYDLAAEKVVLVEQCRAGALTHAMVQNHQAWLIEPVAGMIDEGETKLEACAREAYEEAGVADAEFEFICEFYPSPGGSDEILHLYAAEVDSVALPDHAGQAHEVEDIRLVKMDFETAKGKLMHAEFNVASTIIALQWLFFQKL from the coding sequence ATGGCCGACGATAAGCGCATTGAACTTAAGCAGAAACAGCGAGGGTACGATGGCTTTTTCAAAATCGACCGTCTGACTTTTCGCCATACCCTGTTTCGGGGTGGCTGGACACCTTGGATTGATCGGGAATTGTTTGGCCGTGGCCAAGCGGTGGTGGTGCTGTTGTACGATTTGGCGGCGGAAAAAGTGGTGCTGGTCGAACAATGTCGAGCGGGCGCTTTGACGCATGCGATGGTACAAAACCACCAGGCCTGGCTGATTGAGCCGGTCGCGGGTATGATCGATGAAGGCGAAACCAAACTTGAGGCTTGTGCGCGGGAAGCCTATGAAGAAGCCGGTGTTGCCGACGCCGAATTTGAGTTTATCTGCGAGTTTTACCCCAGTCCCGGCGGCAGTGATGAGATTTTGCATTTGTATGCCGCAGAAGTTGATTCCGTGGCCTTGCCCGATCATGCCGGGCAAGCTCATGAGGTGGAGGATATCCGTTTGGTGAAAATGGATTTCGAAACCGCAAAAGGCAAATTGATGCACGCGGAATTCAATGTTGCCAGCACTATTATTGCCTTACAATGGCTGTTTTTTCAAAAGCTCTAA
- a CDS encoding SpoIIAA family protein — MAVQKHGISLGIQRVGAQFFLALTAVGKLTHEDYGMMTPMIDSALEGVKEAKIHALADLTEMEGWEMRAAWDDFRLGMKHRNQFEKIAILGNKKWQEYSAKVGKWFVSGDIQYFEDEQAALDWLQEP; from the coding sequence ATGGCAGTTCAAAAACACGGTATTTCGTTGGGCATCCAACGGGTCGGCGCGCAGTTTTTTCTGGCGTTGACCGCAGTAGGAAAACTGACGCACGAAGATTATGGAATGATGACCCCTATGATTGATTCGGCTCTGGAAGGGGTTAAGGAAGCGAAGATTCATGCCTTAGCCGATTTAACCGAAATGGAAGGCTGGGAAATGCGTGCTGCCTGGGACGATTTTCGGCTGGGCATGAAGCACCGCAATCAGTTTGAAAAAATCGCCATTTTAGGCAATAAAAAGTGGCAGGAGTATTCGGCGAAAGTGGGTAAATGGTTTGTATCCGGTGATATCCAATACTTTGAAGACGAGCAAGCGGCGTTGGATTGGTTACAAGAGCCGTAA
- a CDS encoding MATE family efflux transporter codes for MTSNANAPAGADYWLELKQLVRLAIPILLAQLALTGLGVVDTVMSGQVGTDDLAAIGLGSSLLLPVFMISTGVLLALTPIVARQKGREAWGDVTQFLHQAIWLALPLGLVSLFVLMHLQWVLDWLALPQAVYRLTDDYLFYIAFGLPGIALYQAFRFFWEGLGLTVPTMIISGLALVMNIPLNAVFIYGWGPIEAYGAAGCGIASAIVMWTMLLMAVLYVLASRHTSHLVSLHWSRFGLPSWRNGIRDLLVLGVPNTLALLFEVSLFSFIALFIAQLGAVVIAAHQVAISYTSMVFMIPLSMAMAITVRTGLAYGQGRLQAVKQSLATGIGFSGLVSLVTAGLTYWLAYPIAALYSPDADVIALAGSLLWLAAMYQLFDAIQVGCAGALRGLHSTRIIMVVTFISYWVIGLGLGYALAFSDWFWAPQGVMGFWIGILLGLMLAAVLLSLNLRQRVRYLVTTGELQ; via the coding sequence ATGACAAGTAACGCCAACGCTCCGGCCGGAGCCGATTATTGGTTGGAACTGAAGCAGCTGGTTCGATTGGCGATTCCGATTTTGCTGGCACAGTTGGCGTTGACCGGGCTGGGTGTAGTGGATACGGTGATGTCCGGCCAAGTCGGCACCGATGATTTGGCGGCCATCGGTTTGGGTTCAAGTTTGTTATTGCCGGTGTTCATGATTTCCACTGGTGTTCTCTTGGCGTTGACGCCGATTGTGGCTCGCCAAAAAGGGCGTGAAGCTTGGGGCGATGTCACGCAATTCCTTCATCAGGCGATTTGGTTGGCTCTGCCGCTGGGGCTGGTGTCTTTATTCGTTCTAATGCATCTGCAATGGGTCTTGGACTGGCTCGCTTTACCGCAAGCGGTGTACCGTCTGACCGACGATTATCTGTTTTACATTGCTTTTGGCTTGCCCGGCATTGCGCTCTATCAGGCGTTTCGTTTTTTCTGGGAAGGGCTGGGGCTGACCGTTCCAACCATGATTATCAGCGGATTGGCGTTGGTGATGAATATTCCGTTGAATGCGGTGTTTATTTATGGCTGGGGGCCAATCGAAGCTTATGGCGCTGCGGGGTGCGGCATCGCCTCTGCCATTGTGATGTGGACGATGTTATTGATGGCAGTGCTGTATGTACTGGCATCGCGTCATACTTCGCATTTGGTCTCCTTACATTGGAGCCGGTTCGGCTTGCCCAGTTGGCGAAACGGCATTCGTGACCTGTTGGTGCTGGGAGTACCCAATACGCTGGCGTTGCTGTTTGAGGTCAGTCTATTCAGCTTTATCGCGCTGTTCATCGCCCAGCTCGGAGCGGTGGTGATTGCCGCGCACCAGGTTGCCATCAGTTATACCTCCATGGTCTTTATGATTCCGTTGAGCATGGCGATGGCGATTACCGTCCGCACGGGGTTGGCCTACGGGCAAGGGCGTTTACAGGCTGTGAAACAATCGTTGGCAACGGGAATCGGCTTTTCAGGCCTGGTCAGTTTGGTGACGGCCGGGCTGACGTATTGGTTGGCTTATCCGATTGCCGCGCTTTATTCGCCGGATGCGGACGTGATTGCACTGGCCGGCAGTTTATTATGGCTGGCGGCGATGTATCAGCTTTTTGATGCGATTCAGGTCGGGTGCGCCGGTGCCTTACGCGGGTTACACAGTACCCGAATCATCATGGTGGTTACTTTCATCAGTTATTGGGTTATCGGCCTCGGGTTAGGCTATGCGCTAGCATTCAGCGATTGGTTTTGGGCGCCGCAAGGGGTAATGGGTTTCTGGATTGGTATTTTGCTGGGCTTGATGTTGGCCGCAGTGCTGTTATCGCTTAATCTGCGTCAGCGGGTTCGTTATTTGGTGACAACCGGGGAGTTGCAATGA
- a CDS encoding DUF3087 domain-containing protein, translating to MFEIKDIDPAFYRKQTRNATLKIMAIFIVIGMITATSFVEYLGPYSSNHIVLNLLGAFVGLVITGLIVRFFFKDSAWMNEAMYGWRLKRSLMHITNVIDKVKAKANHDDEKALKILRFYHLGLTQMYQLEENSHELIEIKSEKEQLVQRLVNLGIDINQTRFDPSMVEEYKDHEAS from the coding sequence ATGTTCGAAATCAAAGACATCGACCCGGCGTTTTATCGCAAGCAAACCCGTAATGCGACCTTGAAAATCATGGCGATTTTCATTGTCATCGGCATGATTACCGCCACCAGTTTCGTGGAATACCTCGGCCCCTACAGCTCGAACCACATCGTCTTAAATTTGTTGGGGGCGTTTGTCGGGCTGGTGATTACCGGCTTGATTGTGCGCTTTTTCTTTAAGGACAGTGCCTGGATGAACGAAGCCATGTACGGCTGGCGCCTGAAACGCAGCCTCATGCACATCACCAATGTCATCGACAAGGTTAAAGCCAAAGCCAATCATGACGACGAAAAGGCGTTGAAAATCTTGCGTTTTTATCATTTAGGGCTCACCCAAATGTATCAGTTGGAAGAAAACAGCCACGAACTGATTGAGATCAAGTCCGAAAAAGAACAACTGGTACAGCGTCTGGTCAATCTTGGCATCGACATCAACCAAACCCGTTTCGACCCCAGTATGGTCGAAGAATACAAGGACCATGAGGCGTCATAA
- a CDS encoding SPOR domain-containing protein, with amino-acid sequence MAQTISELEKERAELLKAIESQAQQMSSSRQSRDTHTSEHTLNDWLNAAEEVMPSTPKRPTSSNSTQAPKSKNKASFFGVVIMLSLLLTILGVVYIAYTSIHNELQKVLAVKEDSMREVTLLKESVAELQKSVATGGKSELFDQLQKRVTALENELAALKKQPVAAAETVESQTVTETVQSADTLAPNVVTTDILEQKLQEYTQGIDKKLEVILKHLHINPAEMEAGAQEQGAANVSIKEETVDEPSVAEPAQPKVKPLDQPVVRLVKKVEKPTEPTIETPVKNYTADVKWLLEEPAFNYTLQLASMQERSSVEKMIREKGLDGAKIIPLERKGEAYYVLLTGSYASRTEADKAAKRYKQNFGISPWVRKIKDLSNKLD; translated from the coding sequence ATGGCCCAAACCATCTCAGAATTGGAAAAAGAAAGAGCCGAGTTGCTGAAAGCAATCGAAAGCCAGGCTCAGCAAATGTCTTCATCGCGCCAAAGCCGCGATACCCACACCTCCGAACATACTTTGAATGATTGGCTCAATGCCGCAGAGGAAGTTATGCCCAGTACCCCGAAAAGACCGACGTCATCCAATAGTACCCAAGCACCTAAATCCAAAAACAAAGCCTCTTTTTTCGGCGTAGTGATTATGTTGTCACTGCTATTGACGATTCTCGGGGTGGTGTACATCGCTTACACCAGTATTCATAATGAGCTGCAAAAAGTCTTGGCGGTCAAAGAGGATTCGATGCGCGAAGTCACTTTGTTGAAAGAATCGGTGGCGGAGTTGCAGAAATCCGTGGCAACCGGTGGTAAAAGCGAGTTGTTCGACCAGCTTCAAAAACGTGTCACTGCCTTGGAAAACGAGTTGGCGGCCTTGAAAAAACAACCGGTAGCCGCAGCTGAAACAGTAGAAAGCCAAACCGTTACCGAAACGGTTCAATCTGCCGATACCTTGGCGCCGAATGTGGTGACCACCGATATTTTGGAACAGAAGCTTCAAGAGTACACCCAAGGGATTGATAAAAAGCTTGAAGTGATTCTGAAGCACTTACATATTAATCCGGCTGAGATGGAAGCGGGGGCTCAGGAGCAGGGAGCCGCGAATGTGTCTATTAAGGAAGAAACCGTTGATGAACCTTCCGTAGCGGAACCGGCTCAACCGAAAGTGAAACCGTTGGATCAACCGGTGGTGCGTTTGGTGAAAAAGGTTGAAAAGCCAACGGAACCAACCATTGAAACCCCAGTGAAAAACTACACCGCTGACGTGAAATGGTTGTTGGAAGAACCCGCTTTTAATTACACCTTGCAGTTGGCCAGTATGCAAGAGCGCAGCTCGGTTGAAAAAATGATTCGTGAAAAAGGTCTGGACGGGGCCAAAATCATTCCATTGGAACGAAAAGGCGAAGCCTATTACGTTTTGTTGACCGGCAGTTATGCCTCCCGCACGGAAGCCGATAAAGCTGCTAAGCGTTACAAGCAAAATTTCGGCATTTCGCCTTGGGTACGTAAAATCAAAGACTTAAGCAACAAACTCGATTGA
- a CDS encoding methyl-accepting chemotaxis protein: MTIRTKLILSFAAMLLLTAILGLTTLWETQRLSTSQDLIVSDRLPKLAAVNTIQALNPRIQRDFREYLLVTDEASRDVLMKRISNYRQDVAKQFEYLKQNTHSEKGKRLLADLEAKNTDMIDVNNLVVEWVKNGYEEQAKQTLLDSSSREKRVALREALRAIAEHQDAQARQSGDEGMRIANETRIVVTAILVAGLIFGVLMVMYILRSAVKPIKEMQNVMQAVAQDGNFKRQVPVNNEDEIGLALVAFNQLLKNLDEAIEQTGVVVMALSQGDFSKRITGEFVGSLNDVKQGVNTSVEQVSSTMAELNQLMQAMAGGDFKASFDVDVKGEFAEIASSAMATVKGLDRVISEINGVMAQVVDGQFSGRVKADAEGDLAKLKTSINETLNNLESVMRNIGEVLQAQAQGDFTKEITTECHGQLKELKDAIHFSSTKISEVIAQISHSNEVVASAANELAQGSSDLSSRVQQQAAALEETSATMDQMASTVKQNTDNAIQVADMSQQASEEAGQGMTVMKQTIEAMNGIKDSSHRIADIVTLIDGIAFQTNLLALNAAVEAARAGDHGRGFAVVAGEVRALAQKSAEAAKEIKDLIEESVSRVENGSRLAEDSGQSLESITEVIRQVNGMINEISKASQEQTTGVEQVNRVVTDIDQMTQQNAALVEESASASEELNEQANEMREAVAFFKVVGGYTPKALEAETALNASKASNPAALESKPANNSEKPALTKPASNSEKGLENEGEWSTF, encoded by the coding sequence ATGACCATTCGAACAAAATTAATTTTGTCTTTCGCAGCCATGCTGCTTCTCACAGCCATTCTCGGGCTGACAACCTTATGGGAAACGCAACGGCTTTCCACTTCTCAAGACTTAATCGTCAGTGACCGATTGCCGAAACTGGCTGCGGTGAATACTATTCAAGCACTTAACCCTCGTATACAGCGGGACTTTCGGGAGTATTTATTGGTTACGGACGAAGCGTCTCGTGATGTTTTAATGAAGCGTATTTCGAATTACCGTCAAGATGTTGCTAAGCAGTTCGAGTATTTGAAACAAAATACACATTCCGAGAAAGGGAAGCGTTTGCTGGCGGATTTGGAAGCGAAAAACACGGATATGATTGACGTCAATAATCTGGTGGTCGAATGGGTGAAAAACGGTTATGAAGAGCAAGCTAAACAGACATTGCTGGATTCATCCTCTCGCGAAAAACGAGTTGCTTTGAGAGAGGCGTTGCGGGCCATTGCAGAGCATCAGGATGCGCAAGCGCGTCAAAGCGGTGATGAAGGCATGCGAATTGCCAATGAAACCCGAATTGTAGTGACGGCGATTTTGGTCGCCGGGTTGATTTTCGGTGTCTTGATGGTGATGTACATTCTAAGAAGTGCGGTCAAGCCGATTAAGGAAATGCAAAACGTGATGCAAGCCGTTGCGCAGGACGGTAATTTCAAACGTCAGGTGCCGGTCAATAACGAAGATGAAATCGGCTTGGCGTTGGTAGCGTTTAACCAGTTGTTGAAAAACTTGGATGAAGCCATCGAACAAACCGGTGTGGTCGTGATGGCGCTGTCGCAAGGGGATTTCTCCAAGCGCATTACCGGCGAATTTGTCGGCAGCTTGAATGACGTCAAGCAGGGCGTTAATACTTCGGTGGAGCAGGTTTCGAGCACAATGGCGGAACTGAATCAATTGATGCAAGCCATGGCGGGTGGTGATTTTAAAGCCAGTTTCGATGTCGATGTAAAAGGCGAATTTGCTGAAATCGCCAGCAGTGCAATGGCCACGGTGAAGGGACTGGATCGTGTGATTTCCGAAATCAACGGCGTGATGGCGCAAGTGGTCGATGGACAGTTCTCGGGGCGTGTTAAGGCCGATGCGGAAGGGGATTTGGCTAAGTTGAAAACGTCCATTAATGAAACACTGAATAACCTGGAAAGTGTGATGCGCAATATCGGTGAAGTACTGCAAGCGCAGGCACAGGGCGATTTCACCAAAGAAATCACCACGGAATGCCACGGTCAGTTGAAGGAATTGAAAGACGCCATTCATTTCTCCTCAACCAAAATCAGCGAAGTCATTGCCCAAATCAGTCACAGTAATGAAGTGGTGGCGTCGGCCGCGAATGAGTTGGCACAAGGTTCGAGTGATTTGTCGTCGCGTGTTCAGCAGCAAGCCGCCGCGTTGGAAGAAACTTCGGCCACCATGGACCAAATGGCTTCGACCGTGAAACAAAACACCGACAATGCCATTCAGGTCGCGGACATGTCGCAGCAAGCCAGTGAAGAAGCGGGGCAAGGCATGACGGTGATGAAGCAAACCATTGAAGCCATGAATGGCATTAAGGATTCCAGTCATCGTATTGCCGACATCGTGACCTTGATTGACGGTATCGCTTTCCAGACCAACTTGCTGGCCTTGAATGCGGCGGTGGAAGCGGCGCGTGCCGGTGACCACGGGCGTGGTTTTGCGGTAGTCGCCGGTGAAGTGCGTGCCTTGGCGCAAAAGTCGGCGGAAGCGGCTAAGGAAATTAAAGACTTGATCGAAGAAAGCGTTAGCCGTGTCGAAAACGGTAGCCGTCTGGCGGAAGATTCCGGGCAATCCCTGGAATCGATTACCGAAGTGATTCGCCAAGTGAATGGCATGATTAATGAAATCTCCAAAGCGTCACAGGAACAAACCACCGGTGTCGAACAAGTGAACCGTGTGGTGACGGATATCGACCAAATGACGCAGCAGAATGCGGCGTTGGTGGAAGAGTCGGCTTCGGCTTCGGAAGAGTTGAACGAGCAGGCGAATGAAATGCGCGAAGCGGTGGCCTTCTTTAAAGTGGTCGGGGGCTATACGCCTAAGGCTCTTGAAGCGGAAACGGCATTGAATGCATCCAAAGCTTCTAACCCGGCCGCTTTGGAAAGTAAACCGGCGAATAATTCCGAGAAGCCGGCTCTCACCAAACCGGCCTCTAACTCGGAAAAAGGGTTGGAAAATGAAGGTGAGTGGTCCACCTTCTAA
- the queA gene encoding tRNA preQ1(34) S-adenosylmethionine ribosyltransferase-isomerase QueA, whose amino-acid sequence MRRQDFYFDLPEELIAQQPTEERTQSRLLVMEADGGVSDQHFPDLLSYLNENDCLIFNDTKVIPARLFGQKSTGGQVELLIERVLDNERVLSHVRSSRAPKAGAVLHIADAFEAEVLGREGALFELKLSQKESDLSALELIEAHGHMPLPPYIEREDELEDKERYQTVYSAKPGAVAAPTAGLHFDEALLERIRAKGVSTGFVTLHVGAGTFKPVQVDDIAEHVMHSEVIEVLPETVALIEETKRKGGRVIAVGTTSVRCLESAARFSGDGPLQPYQGETDIFITPGYEFQVVDVLLTNFHLPESTLIMLVSALAGYKRTMQAYAHAVAQGYRFFSYGDAMLVHPAQKTAAKAE is encoded by the coding sequence ATGCGACGACAAGATTTTTACTTTGACCTGCCTGAAGAACTGATTGCGCAGCAACCGACGGAAGAGCGTACCCAAAGCCGACTGCTGGTGATGGAAGCGGACGGTGGCGTATCCGATCAACATTTTCCGGACTTACTGTCGTATCTGAATGAAAACGATTGTTTGATTTTCAACGACACTAAAGTGATTCCGGCCAGACTGTTCGGGCAAAAATCGACTGGTGGTCAGGTGGAACTGTTGATTGAACGGGTGCTGGATAATGAACGGGTCTTATCGCATGTGCGTTCCAGTCGCGCCCCGAAGGCCGGTGCCGTTCTGCACATCGCCGATGCGTTCGAGGCCGAAGTATTGGGGCGTGAAGGCGCCTTGTTCGAATTGAAGCTTTCACAAAAAGAGTCGGATTTGTCGGCGTTGGAATTGATTGAAGCGCATGGTCATATGCCGTTGCCGCCGTATATCGAGCGCGAAGACGAACTGGAAGATAAAGAACGCTATCAAACGGTGTACTCCGCCAAACCGGGGGCGGTTGCCGCACCGACGGCGGGACTGCATTTTGATGAGGCCCTGTTGGAACGCATTCGTGCCAAAGGCGTATCGACCGGGTTTGTAACGCTGCACGTTGGCGCCGGGACCTTTAAGCCGGTGCAGGTGGATGACATTGCCGAGCACGTTATGCATTCTGAAGTCATTGAAGTCTTGCCGGAAACTGTGGCGTTGATTGAAGAAACCAAACGCAAAGGCGGGCGGGTGATTGCCGTGGGCACCACATCGGTTCGTTGTTTGGAAAGCGCCGCGCGTTTTTCCGGTGACGGGCCATTGCAACCCTATCAGGGTGAAACCGATATTTTCATCACCCCGGGGTACGAATTCCAAGTGGTGGATGTGCTTTTGACCAATTTTCACCTGCCGGAATCCACCTTGATCATGCTGGTGTCGGCGCTGGCGGGGTATAAACGCACCATGCAAGCCTATGCTCACGCCGTGGCGCAAGGTTACCGCTTTTTCAGTTACGGCGATGCCATGCTGGTGCATCCGGCTCAGAAAACGGCTGCGAAGGCTGAATGA
- a CDS encoding sodium:solute symporter family transporter, translating into MAQSIVMLGGMLMMVYFGVVSLGSFGDINHLLHEVSSDYMFWFPSDLNAFSAILFIIGWVFGGMGVIGQPHVVIRFMTLHPDRTPREMQFYYYGWFTVFYGLTIIVGLLSRLLIPSTDNFDAEMALPLLADQLMPDMFAGLMLAALFAATMSTVDSLILSCSASLTRDLRNTPTNSLMLTKLATFTILVVAVSIALSNNQTVFSLVLDAWGLLGSAFGPLIIWLALKQRINQAWAILTILVGMLSFTLISYFGWLSFVYTITFGFLFGLGTAFLGSRFIPVAANKNPG; encoded by the coding sequence GTGGCGCAATCCATTGTGATGCTGGGCGGGATGCTGATGATGGTGTATTTCGGCGTGGTGTCACTGGGCAGTTTTGGCGACATTAATCATTTATTGCATGAGGTATCCAGCGACTATATGTTCTGGTTTCCATCCGATTTGAACGCCTTTTCCGCTATCTTGTTCATTATCGGCTGGGTGTTCGGCGGCATGGGCGTCATCGGTCAACCGCATGTGGTCATCCGCTTTATGACGCTGCACCCGGATCGCACGCCCAGAGAAATGCAGTTTTATTACTACGGCTGGTTTACGGTGTTTTATGGCCTAACCATCATTGTCGGCTTGCTGAGCCGACTGCTGATTCCTTCCACCGATAACTTCGATGCCGAGATGGCCCTGCCGTTATTGGCGGATCAATTGATGCCGGACATGTTCGCCGGCCTGATGTTGGCCGCGCTGTTTGCCGCGACGATGTCAACGGTGGACTCCCTGATTCTATCCTGCTCTGCCTCTTTGACACGGGATTTGCGTAACACCCCGACCAACAGTCTGATGTTGACCAAGCTCGCCACCTTCACCATCCTGGTTGTCGCCGTTTCCATCGCTTTATCCAACAACCAAACCGTATTCAGCTTGGTCTTGGATGCTTGGGGGCTACTCGGCTCAGCGTTCGGTCCATTGATTATCTGGCTGGCGTTAAAACAGCGAATCAACCAGGCCTGGGCGATTTTAACCATTCTGGTCGGTATGCTGAGCTTTACGCTCATCAGTTATTTCGGCTGGTTGTCGTTTGTATACACCATCACCTTCGGCTTCCTGTTCGGGCTTGGAACCGCCTTCTTGGGATCACGTTTTATTCCGGTGGCCGCAAACAAAAACCCCGGCTAA
- a CDS encoding Gfo/Idh/MocA family oxidoreductase: MRKITILMIGLGRIGGKFYEQFSEMNPEQVEIIAISEPNFENPLVDDAEKRGIPNYPQFEEAIERFGEGIDIIMDTSNRPELKQAIRQKLVDSGNQHSVVVPMVVDYLMWYLLPGAEAIPQSHHKNIGY; the protein is encoded by the coding sequence GTGAGAAAAATCACGATATTAATGATCGGTCTTGGCCGTATCGGTGGTAAGTTTTATGAGCAATTCAGCGAGATGAATCCGGAGCAAGTGGAAATCATTGCGATTAGCGAGCCGAATTTTGAAAACCCTTTGGTGGACGATGCCGAAAAAAGAGGGATTCCCAATTATCCGCAGTTTGAAGAAGCCATTGAGCGTTTCGGTGAGGGAATCGATATTATTATGGATACCTCGAACCGGCCCGAACTGAAGCAGGCAATTCGTCAGAAGCTGGTCGATAGCGGTAATCAACACAGTGTGGTTGTGCCGATGGTGGTGGATTATCTCATGTGGTATTTGTTGCCGGGTGCCGAAGCGATTCCGCAATCGCATCATAAAAATATCGGTTACTGA
- a CDS encoding YchJ family protein encodes MSESLCPCGSKKPYAECCQPFHQGEAFPATAEQLMRSRYSAYALHLKDYLLQTWDKTTRPGDFSFESGLKWRKLRIVKTKQGGAQDGKGMVAFRAEYELDTESGVEKGVMTEKSQFRRDDEGHWVYVSGDVS; translated from the coding sequence ATGAGTGAGTCGCTTTGTCCATGTGGTTCGAAAAAACCTTATGCCGAGTGCTGCCAACCGTTTCACCAAGGCGAAGCGTTTCCGGCTACCGCTGAGCAATTGATGCGCTCGCGTTATAGTGCTTATGCATTACACCTGAAAGATTATTTATTGCAAACTTGGGATAAAACGACCAGGCCTGGTGATTTTTCATTTGAATCCGGCCTTAAATGGCGTAAGTTGCGAATCGTGAAAACCAAGCAAGGCGGTGCGCAAGACGGGAAGGGCATGGTTGCGTTTCGTGCCGAATATGAATTAGATACCGAATCCGGTGTTGAAAAAGGCGTGATGACCGAAAAAAGCCAATTCCGGCGTGACGATGAGGGACACTGGGTGTATGTCAGTGGCGATGTGTCCTAA